In Cyclobacteriaceae bacterium, the DNA window TTAATCAACACTTTTTGAGCAATTCTGAGGTTGAATCAATAATACAAACAGACGAATTCAAGAATGCAAAGTTACAGTTTAAAAAAGCAGGAATTGGCAAGCAGCAGGATAAACAAATCAACGAATCTATAAGAGGAGATTATATTCAATGGATCGATCCGCAAGCAGCTCCCAAATCAATAGCTCTCTATCTTAAACGCCTGGAAGAACTTTCACAGTATGTCAATCAGAACTTATTCCTGAGTCTTAAAGACATTGAGGTTCATATGACGATCTATCCCGTCGGAACTTTTTACAAACGTCATATTGATCAGTTTAAAAGTGATGATCACAGAAAACTCTCTGTTATTCTCTATCTCAATAATGATTGGAAACAAGAAGATGGAGGTCAGCTTCGCCTTTATCTGCCGGAAGAACCGATTGATATTCTTCCGGAAGCCGGAAGACTCGTTTGCTTCAGGAGTGATCTGATAGAGCATGAAGTTATGCTAGCGAAAAGAGAAAGGCTGAGCATAACAGGGTGGCTCACCACCAGAAAATGATTAGTCAGATTAGTTTATTCTCATTTAAAGAGTTTCTCATCCAATCCAGGAATCAACTTCATCGCATTCTTGTAATAGATCTTTTTCAGAATATCATCTGGTAAACCAATTCCATACATTCTCCAGAAAGCATGATAGCGCTTGTGGTATGGAAAGTATTCATCCTCTGTTTCCAATACACGGAAGTAAGTTTCATACTCTTCAGGTACCCAACTATCTTTTCCAAAAAGCACTCTATCCTGATACTTGGTAAGAAAAGCTTTTGCGGCGCGGGGTTGGCGGCCTAGTTCTGCGATTACCGCACCAATCTCGGTATACATGTTCGGAAACTGATCCATCAGCCCTCCAAGTTTTTTCAGATCATTGCCATACCAGCCAAGATGAGCGTTGATAAATTTTGTCTTAGGATGCTTTCTAAAAATGTTGTGTTGCTCCGCTATAATCGTTTCAAACTTAACAGTGTCAGTATCATGCCTGCGGCCTGGATGGGTTTTTAACTCAAGCCAACGTTCATTGTTCTTATCAATAGGTTGCCAGAACTGTGGCACATCAGCAGCATGAATGAGTACTGGTATTCCTAACTCACCACACTTTGCCCATACCGGATCAATCCTGGGATCATCAATCGAAATTCTTTTTCCGCTCTTGTCCTTATTGAACATTCCAAGGCTCTTATAAATTTTTAAACCTTTGGCACCTCTCTTCACGTCGTTCTCGATCTGTTTGACAGTTCTCGCTGACCATTCAGGATTATCAATATCACCAAAATCAACATTGGTAAAAAGTATAAAACGATTCGGATAACGTGCTTTGATATTTTCAATTGATTTTTCCAGATGATCTCCGCTGCCGCCAAATCCACGTCCACTGAGATTGATCATCACCGCCATATTGAGTGCATCCATTTTTGAAATCAGATCTTTGAAATCTGAAGTATTCATATTCCCCTGATGATTATGTATATCAATGAAAGGAAATTTTGATTTCTTCAGGTGATGCTCCTCTACTACAAGCGTGGAGGGTGGATTGTACTCTTCAAAATCCATTTTCATTTCCAACGGCCTTTCTTGGGGAAGTGCTGCGAACGAACTTAGCATTAAAGCGGAAAATATTATTTTCTTCATAAAACCGGAATTACACTCCAAGAAACGGAATTCAATTCAATGATGCAGAAGATTTTTACTCAAACGGTGAATGAATTTCATAACTCATTAAACCTTTCATTAGCAACTGTGTCCAAGCATCAGATTCGCATAAAAAAAACTCGTTTATGAGAAAGCTTATTACATTCTCAGTGTTTGCAACCATTGTAATTCTTTCGCTGGTGGTAAGAAATACGGTAGAGGCTCAAGTTGTCACATCAAGGGTAGCCGCAGGCCAACTTTCCGCAAGGCCGATATGCCCCGGCCCGGGTTATGCCTGGAGAAATGGAGTTTGGATTGCACCTGCTCGCTATGCTTATCGGCATCATGGTGGAGTAAGGTTAAAGTTCCATTCAAGACCCATGAGATACAGAAGATATGTTTGGTAGGTGAAGGGGTGATTACGTGAAGTGTAAGAAAGAGCAGTATTCGCTCTTTCTTATTTTAGTGGCATTCCAGACGCAATTTATTCCGTGAAAATTCTTCCTAAATTGCTAACACATTTATCAGCTTATGAGGAGAATTGCCCTGTTTATTGTTGCATTCCTGACTTTCGGAGAATCCATTGTTTATGCTCAGGATGTGTTGCTGGAAAGCGGTAAGAAAAAATTTGCCGCGAAAGATTTTACAGGAGCGAAAGCAGATTTAACAAAACTGCTTAGCACAACTCCAAAGAATAAAATTGCTCTCGATTTAAGAGGCCAGGCCAAAGCTGCTCTTGAGGATTTCTATGGAGCCGTTAGCGATTACACAATTGCACTTGAAATTGACTCAACTTTTGCAGAAGCTCTTAATCACCGGGGTGAAGCGAAAACTAATCTTGGAGATGATGAAAGTGCAATAGATGATCTTGATAAAGCAATCCGGTTCAATCCAAAGTTGACCGATGCTTATACCAATCGTGGATTCGCAAAATATAATCTCGAAGATTTTCAGGAAGCATATTTCGATTTTTCAAAAGCAATAGAACTCGGCCCTGTAGATGCTGACAAATATTATAATCGCGGTGTTATCAAAGCAGAGCTTGGAGAGTTCGTAAGCGCCATTGATGATTATACAAAAGCACTTGAGCTGGATAAGACTGACGCGGGTTTGTACAACCGTCGCGGTGTTGCTTACTATCAAACTACAAATTTTGAGAAAGCCATTATTGATTATGATCAGGCAATCAAGCTTGATCCAAAAGATCCAATAAAGTTTGAAAATCGTGCACTGGCGAAAAGCGCTAAAGAAGATTTCAAAGGTGCTCTAGAAGACTACAGTAAAGCTATTGAGCTTGCAAATGATGATCCCGAAACCTTCAATCTGCGAGGAGTGTTGCGCCATACCCAACAAGAATATGATAATGCCATCAGTGATTTTAATAAAGCCATTGAACTCGACAATACCAATCCGACCTATTTTGATAACCGCGCTCTAAGCAAAACTGAAAAAGATGATTTTGCCGGCGCCATAGAAGATTACTCGGCTTCCATTACGCTTTACCCCAATGATCCAGAAACTTATCTTCAGCGTGGTCTGGTGAAACTTCTCATGAATAACAATTATGATGGTTGCCTGGACCTCAAACACGCCGATGAATTGGGTGCAACGGAAGCAAAAGCGGCCATCAAAAAAAATTGCAAGTAGTAATCATTGCCATTGAAAATCCTCATTATCCTCAATGGCATCTCAGGGAAGAAAAAACGATTCTATCAAAAGATCTATCCTGCACTTGAAAAAATTTACTCTGTCGAGGTTTTAGAAACTCAGTATTCCGGCCATGCGGAGGAGATCGCTTCCAAAGCAACACTTGAAAAAGCCTCAGTTATTCTTGCGGCGGGGGGAGATGGAACGCTTCATCAGGTTATTAATGGAGTTCTGAAAAGCAATTCAACTGATCTTCCTTTGGTTGGTCTCATTCCTCTCGGGAGTGCCAATGACTTTGCACGAACGTGTTCTCTTACTTCAGATCCAAAAAAGATCATTGCTCTTCTGAAATCAAATCAGCCAAAACTCACGGACATTGGAAAGATTGAATGTCTGGATCCTTCAGGCAAATCAACCCTGCGATATTTTATTAATGCCTGTAGTGTTGGAATGGGTCCTGCTGTTGTGATGAAGCTGCAAAAGAGTAACAAATCTCTTGGTCCCAAACTTTCATATCTCGTGAGCATTATTTCTGTATTCTTCTCCCTTCGCCCCCAGGAAGTGGAATACAAAACTTCAGAACGATCCTGGAAGGGAAAAGCGAGAGTGATCGCGATAGCTAATGGAAGAACATTTGGCGATGCGATTTATATTGCTCCCGAAGCTATTCAGGATGATGGCTTATTAAATTCATTCGTTGTGGGTGAAGTTCCTCTCCTGAAATTTCTAATGTACCTGCAGGCCATTAAAGGGAAAAAGAAAATTATTCATCCCAATATTTTTTATCAAACAACTTCAGAAGCTTTTCTTTCTTCCCCTGATACGTGCGCCCTGGAGGCCGAGGGTGAACTGGTAGGTCAGTTGCCTGCAAAGATTACTATCCTTCCTTCAGCAATTCGGTTTGTACGATAGTCGATTTCATTCGTAAATGGTATAAGAAAGGTCAACAAATCTTTTGCTATTTTTGATAAACCCCTCAACATGCAACCCTCCCTTCAAAAGTTATTTACACTAATTGAAGATCAACGTAATGAAACGTTGAAGTCCGTGCGGCATCTTACACCAGAACAATTCAACTTTACCAGTGCCCCGGGAAAATGGTCAGTTGCGGACATATTGAGTCATATCATAACCGCTGAACGTTTTTCAATTTTGTATCTCCGCAAAAAGATTCAAGGCATTGCAGACGCTAAAGACACGGGTTTGATAGAGGAAATTAAAATGACTCTGCTAAAAATTTCTCAACGCTTACCTGGAATAAAATTCAAAGCACCTCGGTTTCTGGTGGAAAATACTCCCACGCATAAAGATCTTTCAACACTTGAATTTGAGTGGGAATCTGTAAGAAAAGAATTTAAAGAACTCCTGGAAACAATTCCTCAGCAGCATATCAATAGAAAAATCTATAAACACGTGCGCGCAGGGTATCTTAATATCCAACATGCACTTATTTTCTTTCGTGAACATATTATTCACCACACCCCTCAAATAAAAAAATTATTGTGAGGCCCCTTTATTAAAAATCCCTTCTCTTAATAAATCATCCATGAATAAAATCTTCTACTTATTGCTGTTTATAAGCAGCATTACTTTTGGTCAAACAAAACTCCAGTCTCCCGCGGAATTTCTTGGGTACGAACTTGGTGATCGCTTTACACGACACAACAAAATGGTTGAATATTTTAAGCACATCGATGAATCTTCAGCGAATGTTACTGTAACGCAATACGGTGAAACTTACGAGCATCGTCCATTAATCTATGCCATTATCACTTCGCCGGAAAATTTTGGAAATCTGGAACAAATCCGTCAGGATAATCTGAAGCGCGCAGGTTCTCTGGAAGGAACTCCATCCGGAAATAAAATAGCCATCGTATGGCTCAGCTATAATGTTCATGGAAATGAAGCAAATTCCATGGAAGCTTCCATGAAAACTGTTTACGAACTTGTTAATCCGGCAAATGCAAAGACAAAAGAATTCTTAAAAAATACTGTAGTCATTATCGATCCGTGCATTAATCCGGATGGACGCGATCGTTATGCAAATTTCTATAATCAGTATGGGCAATTTCCTCCAAATCCGAATGGCGATTCAAAAGAGCATCGCGAACCATGGCCTGGAGGAAGAGCAAACCATTATCTTTTTGATTTGAATCGTGATTGGGCATGGGAAACTCAAACCGAATCACAAGCCCGGATTAAAGTGTACAACACCTGGCTTCCTCATGTTCATGTTGATTTCCATGAACAAGGATTTAATAATCCATATTATTTCGCACCAGCCGCAGAGCCCCTGCACGATGTTATCAGCAGCTGGCAGCGTGAATTTCAAACCATGATCGGCAAGAACAATGCAAAGTATTTTGATGAACAGGGGTGGTTATACTTTACAAAAGAGGTCTTTGATCTGTATTATCCAAGCTATGGTGATACATATCCTACGTACAGTGGTGCTATCGGAATGACGTATGAGCAAGCTGGTGGTGGCTATGGCGGATTGACCGTTACAACACGCGAAGGCGATCCCCTGACATTAAAAGATCGTCTCACTCACCACTTCACTACCGGAATTTCAACGATTGAAATAACGTCGCAGAATGCTTCCAAAGTTGTTGACGAATTTGAAAAGTATGCAAAAGACAATATCAACAACCCATCAACTCCTCACAAAACCTATGTTATCAAAAGTGATAACAATGCTGACAAGATCAACCAATTAACAAAATGGTTAGATACACATTCCATTAAGTATGGTCATGCGGCCGTTGGTAAACCTGCAAAGGGTTATGAATACCAAACCCAAACCAATACAACATTCAATCTTACTACAGAAGACATTATCATCAACGTGTATCAGCC includes these proteins:
- a CDS encoding 2OG-Fe(II) oxygenase, whose amino-acid sequence is MTDPLQLNIEHITDDLAEKGYSVNQHFLSNSEVESIIQTDEFKNAKLQFKKAGIGKQQDKQINESIRGDYIQWIDPQAAPKSIALYLKRLEELSQYVNQNLFLSLKDIEVHMTIYPVGTFYKRHIDQFKSDDHRKLSVILYLNNDWKQEDGGQLRLYLPEEPIDILPEAGRLVCFRSDLIEHEVMLAKRERLSITGWLTTRK
- a CDS encoding amidohydrolase — translated: MKKIIFSALMLSSFAALPQERPLEMKMDFEEYNPPSTLVVEEHHLKKSKFPFIDIHNHQGNMNTSDFKDLISKMDALNMAVMINLSGRGFGGSGDHLEKSIENIKARYPNRFILFTNVDFGDIDNPEWSARTVKQIENDVKRGAKGLKIYKSLGMFNKDKSGKRISIDDPRIDPVWAKCGELGIPVLIHAADVPQFWQPIDKNNERWLELKTHPGRRHDTDTVKFETIIAEQHNIFRKHPKTKFINAHLGWYGNDLKKLGGLMDQFPNMYTEIGAVIAELGRQPRAAKAFLTKYQDRVLFGKDSWVPEEYETYFRVLETEDEYFPYHKRYHAFWRMYGIGLPDDILKKIYYKNAMKLIPGLDEKLFK
- a CDS encoding tetratricopeptide repeat protein — translated: MRRIALFIVAFLTFGESIVYAQDVLLESGKKKFAAKDFTGAKADLTKLLSTTPKNKIALDLRGQAKAALEDFYGAVSDYTIALEIDSTFAEALNHRGEAKTNLGDDESAIDDLDKAIRFNPKLTDAYTNRGFAKYNLEDFQEAYFDFSKAIELGPVDADKYYNRGVIKAELGEFVSAIDDYTKALELDKTDAGLYNRRGVAYYQTTNFEKAIIDYDQAIKLDPKDPIKFENRALAKSAKEDFKGALEDYSKAIELANDDPETFNLRGVLRHTQQEYDNAISDFNKAIELDNTNPTYFDNRALSKTEKDDFAGAIEDYSASITLYPNDPETYLQRGLVKLLMNNNYDGCLDLKHADELGATEAKAAIKKNCK
- a CDS encoding diacylglycerol kinase family lipid kinase, giving the protein MKILIILNGISGKKKRFYQKIYPALEKIYSVEVLETQYSGHAEEIASKATLEKASVILAAGGDGTLHQVINGVLKSNSTDLPLVGLIPLGSANDFARTCSLTSDPKKIIALLKSNQPKLTDIGKIECLDPSGKSTLRYFINACSVGMGPAVVMKLQKSNKSLGPKLSYLVSIISVFFSLRPQEVEYKTSERSWKGKARVIAIANGRTFGDAIYIAPEAIQDDGLLNSFVVGEVPLLKFLMYLQAIKGKKKIIHPNIFYQTTSEAFLSSPDTCALEAEGELVGQLPAKITILPSAIRFVR
- a CDS encoding DinB family protein; the encoded protein is MQPSLQKLFTLIEDQRNETLKSVRHLTPEQFNFTSAPGKWSVADILSHIITAERFSILYLRKKIQGIADAKDTGLIEEIKMTLLKISQRLPGIKFKAPRFLVENTPTHKDLSTLEFEWESVRKEFKELLETIPQQHINRKIYKHVRAGYLNIQHALIFFREHIIHHTPQIKKLL
- a CDS encoding zinc carboxypeptidase — encoded protein: MNKIFYLLLFISSITFGQTKLQSPAEFLGYELGDRFTRHNKMVEYFKHIDESSANVTVTQYGETYEHRPLIYAIITSPENFGNLEQIRQDNLKRAGSLEGTPSGNKIAIVWLSYNVHGNEANSMEASMKTVYELVNPANAKTKEFLKNTVVIIDPCINPDGRDRYANFYNQYGQFPPNPNGDSKEHREPWPGGRANHYLFDLNRDWAWETQTESQARIKVYNTWLPHVHVDFHEQGFNNPYYFAPAAEPLHDVISSWQREFQTMIGKNNAKYFDEQGWLYFTKEVFDLYYPSYGDTYPTYSGAIGMTYEQAGGGYGGLTVTTREGDPLTLKDRLTHHFTTGISTIEITSQNASKVVDEFEKYAKDNINNPSTPHKTYVIKSDNNADKINQLTKWLDTHSIKYGHAAVGKPAKGYEYQTQTNTTFNLTTEDIIINVYQPKSRFITTLFEPLSRLSDSATYDITAWNLMYSYDLKAYALNEKINVSKAYQPKLPDNAPIASTPYAYIFKYESVKDVEFLAALLQKTIKVRSASRSFTSGGQKFEAGTLFVTRRNNESVVDFDKVVQGLAKTFSRKIYTTSTGFMESGKDIGSGYVNFIKAPKVAALIGDQTYSLNSGEIWHFFEQQIHYPITQLGTEYIKNVDLKKYDVLIIPEGNYRLFDDAMLEQISGWVSSGGKLIVIANALPSFAEKKMFSLKSFTTDAEKTESEKRDKEEKEKNALTHYEDAERKSLSEAISGAIYKVTLDKSHPLSFGLRDYYFTLKTNELRYGFLENGWNVGIIKGAAKPVQGFAGQRINKKMSNSLIMGVEQKGQGNIVYLVDNPLFRNFWENGKMVFSNAVFMVGQQ